In Cryptococcus neoformans var. neoformans B-3501A chromosome 3, whole genome shotgun sequence, the DNA window CCAAGAGCGGCACGCGCTCCGGAATTGCCGCGGAACTCCCGCGCACTACGGATAAACCCATCATGCAATGGCGACGCATACGGCGGGAGGTCCTCCAATCCTTACACGGCACTTCACGTATACCATTTCACCCTTGCTGGCAACTTGCTGAATACAACAAGATCTCTCGAAAGATCCAGATATACctctcaacctccttcccatgccttctcctcgttccATCCGCACCCTCCTCTCATGTGATAATAATAATCGAACCTAAGCACCTGACAGTACATCTCCTTGGCCTACTATTGGTGAATTGTTGTTATCCCACACTAGGCAGCAGACTGCTATCTAAGTAGCAGACGATTTGTCTTCGCTGAGTGAGAAGCGGAGGtttcccatctcccatGGTCAAGGATCAGTGATGTCTGTATGATCTACTGCTGGAAACAAGAAACAAGAAATATTTCTACGTACGCCTGAAAAGGAGTGACACGATAGTTGGATGATTGCTCGTACTATGCACAGTACAGTATGTACATGCGCACGCACCTCAAGCTCACATGCTCACTCTTATATGAATATATGGCACACGTTGCGTAAACGAGCGACGATATGCCGCCGCTGGTATTATGAAACATATGCAAAGACGACATCGCATGTTATTACTCGAGCTTGATGATCTTGTCCACTGAACGCAGCAGGGAGTTGAGACAAGAAGTCCACCGCTGTTCCTATATATTACGTATTCATCGTTACATGAACGATTTACGTGACAAGCCGACGGTGACTGCTGCCTGCTGCGGCCTGTTGCTCAGTGCCAATTTGTATCGGGAACAAAGCAGATGTCAATAACTGAAGTAGCTTGTCCGACAAACTCCATtaaaaagaaaagtcaGGACATAGCGCATAAAAGGCAGTATGTCCCTGCAGCTTCCTGAATCGTCACTCCCTCCCCTCaaatccttctccctcacaCACATTCTTTATGATCCCGCACACCCgctttccatccctttAACgcttctctccctctccccaatCTTTCTCTTCGTATCATACTTCACTCTCCTTATTTTCACCCGCCGAATATCCATCGCACTCCTTGCCTCTGGTCAACTTGCAAATGAAGTACTATCCTGGGTGTTAAAACGGATATTCAAGGGCGAACGACCATACATCGGGCATGGCGAAGTGGGAGCAGGATATGGTATGCCGAGCAGTCATTCTCAAGCTGCGGGGTTTTTGGTAGCATGGGGTATTGGGTATGTTTTGACTCATGCAGACAGAAATGAGCAAGTTAGGAGTGTCAGAGCTGAGATGGtgaggaagtggaggacCAGGGTATACGTGTTTGGGCTTTTGTTGTGGTCGGTAGGGGTATCCTATTCTAGGTAAGCACCTCGACAACTGTTAAGAAATAAATTTTACTGATTATTGTCAGGTTTCATTTGCATTACCATTCCCCTGCACAGATTGTCGCTGGCTACCTCGCCGGCTTAGCCTTTGGAGCCCTCTACTTTACCATCACAGAGTACTACCCGTTACGgcatcctttttcttccctaGCTCGGTTACGAATCGCAGTAGAGTATATCTGGGGAGGAATAGGGGGTGTGGGA includes these proteins:
- a CDS encoding hypothetical protein (HMMPfam hit to PAP2, PAP2 superfamily, score: 62.5, E(): 1.1e-15), encoding MSLQLPESSLPPLKSFSLTHILYDPAHPLSIPLTLLSLSPIFLFVSYFTLLIFTRRISIALLASGQLANEVLSWVLKRIFKGERPYIGHGEVGAGYGMPSSHSQAAGFLVAWGIGYVLTHADRNEQVRSVRAEMVRKWRTRVYVFGLLLWSVGVSYSRFHLHYHSPAQIVAGYLAGLAFGALYFTITEYYPLRHPFSSLARLRIAVEYIWGGIGGVGGWELGDAGGGWGEGWAFVGEEQPAEEKREDKKKKKK